A genomic window from Lactobacillus sp. ESL0677 includes:
- the fabZ gene encoding 3-hydroxyacyl-ACP dehydratase FabZ, whose product MQEQEIPQTLDITQIQKIIPHRYPMLLVDRVLDYQAGKYAIACKNLTMNEAFFQGHFPGNPVMPGVLIVEALAQTGAIALLTLPEFKGKTAYFGGIKKARFRKMVIPGDSLRLEVELDKLRGSAGIGKAKALVDGEVACTCELTFAIQ is encoded by the coding sequence ATGCAAGAACAAGAAATACCGCAAACACTTGATATTACTCAAATTCAAAAGATTATTCCGCACCGTTATCCGATGCTGCTAGTTGATCGAGTGCTGGATTATCAAGCTGGTAAGTATGCAATTGCGTGTAAGAATTTAACAATGAATGAGGCCTTTTTCCAAGGACATTTTCCGGGTAATCCGGTAATGCCAGGAGTGCTAATTGTCGAAGCTTTAGCGCAAACCGGGGCAATTGCGTTATTGACATTGCCAGAATTTAAGGGCAAGACTGCTTATTTCGGTGGAATCAAAAAGGCCCGTTTTCGTAAAATGGTAATTCCTGGCGATAGTCTGCGCCTAGAAGTGGAACTGGACAAGTTGCGTGGCAGTGCCGGTATTGGTAAGGCAAAGGCATTAGTTGATGGTGAAGTTGCCTGCACGTGTGAATTAACGTTTGCAATTCAATAA
- a CDS encoding acetyl-CoA carboxylase biotin carboxylase subunit — protein sequence MFKKVLIANRGEIAIRVIRALREMGIKSVAVYSTADKNAQHVKEADEAVCIGGPQPADSYLKMENIVSAAILTGATAIHPGYGFLSESPEFAQLCEKCHLTFIGPKSETISLMGNKANAREAMRQNNVPVIPGSQGFVKDSKAALEVARSVGFPVMLKAVAGGGGKGIRQVIKPEDLPNAFAEAQEEARLSFGDGRMYVEKIISPAKHIEVQIIGDKNGNAVALPERDCSMQRNHQKVIEETPCAQITATERRYLQQIALKAVKAIKYENVGTIEFLMDPEHHFYFMEMNTRIQVEHSITEEVAHIDLVKAQIKIAAGQDLQIKQEQIKVHGAAIEARINAEDPVTNFRPQAGTIKQMALPGGLGIRIESGVNSGDIVSPFYDSMIIKIIAHAETRSLAIRRLIDALNEFQVTGLTTNRSFLVKLLEDPVFNDGNYLITYLDQTFLPQYIKEARKEDK from the coding sequence ATGTTTAAAAAAGTATTGATTGCTAACCGTGGTGAAATCGCTATTCGGGTTATTCGCGCTTTGCGAGAAATGGGAATTAAGTCAGTTGCGGTTTATTCAACAGCTGACAAAAATGCCCAACATGTCAAAGAAGCTGATGAAGCAGTGTGTATCGGCGGCCCACAACCGGCAGATTCGTATCTAAAGATGGAAAATATTGTTAGTGCTGCGATTTTAACTGGCGCAACCGCGATTCATCCGGGTTATGGTTTTTTATCAGAAAGCCCAGAGTTTGCTCAACTATGTGAAAAATGTCACTTAACCTTTATTGGCCCAAAGTCGGAGACAATTTCACTGATGGGTAATAAAGCGAATGCCCGTGAAGCCATGCGGCAAAATAATGTGCCGGTAATTCCTGGTAGTCAAGGTTTTGTTAAGGATAGTAAGGCAGCTTTGGAAGTGGCACGCTCAGTTGGCTTTCCTGTAATGCTCAAGGCAGTTGCTGGTGGCGGCGGCAAAGGAATTAGGCAAGTGATTAAACCGGAAGATTTGCCTAATGCTTTTGCTGAAGCCCAAGAAGAAGCACGGCTATCCTTTGGCGATGGCCGAATGTATGTAGAAAAAATCATTTCACCCGCCAAGCATATTGAAGTGCAAATTATTGGTGACAAGAATGGCAATGCAGTTGCTTTGCCAGAACGTGATTGCTCAATGCAGCGTAATCACCAAAAGGTAATTGAAGAAACGCCGTGCGCACAAATTACTGCTACTGAGCGTCGTTATTTACAACAAATTGCGCTTAAAGCTGTTAAAGCAATTAAGTATGAAAATGTGGGTACGATTGAGTTTTTAATGGATCCTGAACATCATTTTTATTTTATGGAAATGAATACGCGGATTCAGGTAGAGCATTCGATTACTGAAGAAGTAGCACATATTGACTTGGTAAAAGCGCAGATTAAAATTGCGGCGGGGCAGGACTTGCAGATTAAGCAAGAGCAAATTAAGGTTCATGGTGCAGCAATTGAAGCTCGCATTAATGCCGAAGACCCGGTGACGAATTTTCGTCCGCAAGCCGGAACAATTAAGCAGATGGCTTTACCAGGTGGACTAGGGATTCGGATTGAAAGCGGCGTTAATAGTGGCGACATAGTTTCGCCATTTTATGATTCGATGATTATTAAAATTATTGCTCACGCCGAAACGCGGTCATTAGCAATTCGGCGGTTAATTGATGCTTTAAATGAATTTCAGGTTACGGGTTTAACTACTAATCGGTCATTTTTGGTTAAATTATTAGAAGACCCCGTTTTTAATGATGGCAATTATTTGATTACTTATTTAGATCAGACGTTTTTGCCACAATATATCAAAGAAGCGCGTAAGGAGGACAAATAA
- a CDS encoding acetyl-CoA carboxylase carboxyltransferase subunit beta — protein MVKFVRHPKEALKDYEQKVPKGIFRYCKNCGAKFYFARAGKYRVCPNCGYGFRVTARQRLKMLTKQFTEWDADLTTTDPLAFPGYQEKLTKAREQTTLRDAVLTGQAEIKGHSVALGIMDPVFIMGSLGTANGERITRLFEKATELSLPVIMFTASGGARMQEGIQSLMQMAKISQAVNDHQAAGLLYIVVIMDPTTGGVTASFASQADIILAEPKAMLAFAGRRVIEQTIHKKLPQGFQSAENAYHNGFVDAIVPREQQVDKLAQLLTIFAGRKWGEA, from the coding sequence ATGGTTAAGTTTGTACGCCATCCTAAAGAAGCGCTGAAAGATTATGAGCAAAAGGTACCAAAGGGTATTTTTCGTTATTGTAAAAATTGTGGCGCGAAGTTTTATTTTGCCCGTGCCGGTAAGTATCGTGTTTGTCCTAATTGTGGCTATGGCTTTCGAGTAACGGCACGTCAGCGGTTAAAGATGCTGACTAAACAATTTACAGAATGGGATGCCGACCTAACTACTACTGATCCGCTGGCATTTCCTGGTTATCAAGAAAAATTGACTAAGGCACGTGAGCAGACCACGTTGCGGGATGCTGTCTTGACGGGGCAAGCAGAAATTAAAGGACATTCAGTTGCCTTAGGGATTATGGACCCTGTCTTTATCATGGGCAGTCTTGGGACAGCCAATGGTGAGCGAATAACACGATTGTTTGAAAAAGCAACGGAGTTAAGTTTACCTGTAATTATGTTTACGGCTTCTGGTGGTGCTCGGATGCAAGAGGGCATTCAGTCACTGATGCAAATGGCGAAAATTTCGCAGGCAGTTAATGATCATCAGGCAGCTGGCTTGCTTTATATTGTTGTTATTATGGACCCAACAACTGGTGGCGTGACAGCAAGCTTTGCTTCACAGGCGGACATTATCTTGGCAGAACCCAAGGCAATGTTAGCATTTGCTGGACGACGCGTCATTGAACAAACTATTCATAAGAAATTGCCACAGGGTTTTCAGAGCGCTGAAAATGCTTATCATAATGGCTTTGTTGACGCCATTGTGCCACGCGAGCAGCAAGTTGACAAACTAGCCCAATTACTGACAATTTTTGCTGGACGAAAGTGGGGCGAAGCCTAA
- the accA gene encoding carboxyltransferase subunit alpha, with protein sequence MASEKIAAIMAGARQDSKTDMRVLIKQLFPDFFELHGDRAASDDAAIVGGFANLDHRSVCVVATNKGKDMTERLATNFGSPTPQGYRKALRIMKTAESLHCPIITLINTPGAYPGADAEASGQGQILANNISEMLQLQVPLLAIIIGEAGSGGALALACSDQVWMLEHSMYTVVSPEGFASIMWKDGQRAQDAAQLMHIEPEWLREKGIVERVLPEKVLADHAAALKQLIVEQLLDFDQIKLPQLLAQRHARFRKF encoded by the coding sequence ATGGCAAGTGAAAAGATAGCAGCAATTATGGCTGGTGCGCGGCAGGATAGCAAGACTGATATGCGGGTGTTAATCAAGCAGCTGTTTCCTGACTTTTTTGAACTACATGGAGATCGGGCTGCGAGTGACGATGCCGCAATTGTTGGCGGTTTTGCAAATCTTGATCACCGCAGCGTTTGTGTGGTTGCTACTAATAAGGGTAAAGACATGACTGAGCGGCTCGCAACTAACTTTGGTAGTCCGACACCTCAAGGTTACCGCAAAGCGTTGCGAATTATGAAGACCGCCGAAAGTCTGCACTGCCCGATTATTACGCTGATTAATACGCCGGGAGCTTATCCCGGAGCTGATGCCGAAGCCAGTGGTCAAGGACAAATTTTGGCAAATAACATTAGTGAAATGTTGCAGCTGCAAGTACCATTATTAGCAATTATTATTGGTGAGGCTGGATCAGGTGGTGCTTTGGCATTAGCCTGCAGCGATCAGGTGTGGATGCTGGAGCATAGTATGTATACCGTGGTTTCGCCAGAAGGTTTTGCTTCAATTATGTGGAAAGACGGTCAACGAGCACAAGACGCGGCGCAACTAATGCATATTGAACCTGAGTGGCTCAGGGAAAAAGGCATCGTTGAACGTGTTTTACCGGAAAAAGTGTTAGCTGATCATGCTGCTGCGCTAAAGCAACTAATTGTCGAACAGCTGCTTGACTTTGATCAAATTAAATTACCACAATTGTTGGCCCAGCGTCACGCACGTTTTCGTAAATTTTAA